Proteins found in one Synechococcus sp. LA31 genomic segment:
- a CDS encoding cbb3-type cytochrome c oxidase subunit I, whose translation MTTTNYDPRVLKAQHPVPGAPDNWKRFFTFNTDAKVIGIQYMALALFFLLVGGLLAMVMRGELITPPADLVDPTVYNGLYTMHGTVMLFLFLFPILNGFNNLLIPTMIGAPDMAFPKVNAAAFWLVPVFGVILMASFFVPGGPASAGWWSYPPISIQNPLGHFINGQFLWILAVALSGISSIMGAINFVTTIIRMRAPGMGFFRMPVFIWTAWAAQTLQLIGLPALTGGAIMLLFDLSFGTSFFRPEGGGDPVLYQHFFWFYSHPAVYVMVLPVFGIFSELITVYSRKPLFGYKFVALASFVITFLGLIVWVHHMFYSGTPQWMRNIFIVTTMLIAVPTGVKVFAWLGTLWGGKIRLTTPMLFVLGGLVNFILGGITGIMLGTAPVDIHVGNTYFVVAHFHYVIFNTIGFGIFAGIYHWFPKFTGRMYYEGLGKVHFVLTFIGATLNWLPLHWAGLYGMPRRVASYDPEFAIWNVIASIGAFMVGVAAIPFILNIVSSWARGAKAPPNPWNAIGLEWLLPSPPPSENFEDDVPTVISAPYGYGLGQPLVEDEEYYVRRALEA comes from the coding sequence ATGACCACCACTAACTACGACCCGAGGGTGCTGAAGGCCCAACACCCTGTGCCAGGTGCCCCCGATAATTGGAAGCGCTTTTTCACCTTCAACACCGATGCGAAGGTGATCGGCATTCAATACATGGCGTTGGCCTTGTTTTTCCTGCTGGTGGGAGGGCTGCTGGCGATGGTGATGCGTGGTGAATTGATCACGCCCCCAGCTGATCTGGTGGACCCCACTGTGTACAACGGTTTGTACACCATGCATGGAACAGTGATGCTGTTCCTCTTTCTGTTTCCGATCCTCAACGGCTTTAACAACCTCCTGATCCCCACCATGATCGGCGCCCCCGACATGGCCTTCCCCAAGGTGAACGCGGCAGCCTTTTGGCTGGTGCCGGTGTTCGGTGTGATCTTGATGGCAAGCTTTTTTGTGCCGGGTGGTCCAGCCTCCGCGGGCTGGTGGTCGTATCCGCCCATCAGCATTCAGAACCCTCTTGGCCATTTTATTAATGGCCAATTCCTGTGGATTTTGGCGGTGGCCCTTTCGGGGATTTCGTCGATCATGGGGGCGATTAATTTCGTGACCACAATCATTCGGATGCGAGCCCCCGGCATGGGCTTCTTCCGTATGCCGGTGTTTATCTGGACCGCTTGGGCTGCTCAGACCCTGCAATTGATTGGCTTGCCTGCGCTCACCGGCGGCGCCATCATGCTGCTGTTTGATCTGAGCTTCGGCACCAGCTTCTTCCGGCCTGAAGGTGGTGGTGATCCGGTGCTTTACCAGCACTTTTTCTGGTTCTATTCGCACCCGGCTGTGTATGTGATGGTCTTGCCGGTGTTCGGGATTTTCTCAGAGCTCATTACGGTGTATTCGCGAAAGCCACTGTTTGGTTATAAGTTTGTGGCGTTGGCTTCATTTGTGATCACGTTCCTGGGGTTGATTGTGTGGGTGCACCACATGTTTTACTCGGGTACACCTCAGTGGATGCGCAATATCTTCATTGTGACCACAATGCTGATCGCTGTGCCCACTGGTGTGAAGGTGTTCGCTTGGCTGGGTACCCTTTGGGGCGGCAAGATTCGACTCACGACCCCCATGCTGTTCGTGCTGGGTGGGCTGGTGAACTTCATTCTCGGTGGCATTACGGGCATCATGCTTGGCACAGCTCCTGTGGATATTCACGTGGGCAATACTTATTTCGTGGTTGCTCACTTCCACTATGTGATCTTCAATACAATCGGCTTTGGAATCTTTGCTGGTATTTACCACTGGTTCCCCAAGTTCACCGGTCGTATGTACTACGAAGGTTTGGGTAAGGTGCACTTCGTGCTCACCTTCATCGGTGCAACCCTGAATTGGCTGCCGCTGCACTGGGCCGGTCTTTACGGCATGCCACGACGGGTGGCCTCCTACGACCCTGAATTTGCAATCTGGAATGTGATCGCCAGTATTGGCGCTTTCATGGTGGGCGTCGCCGCCATTCCTTTCATCCTCAACATCGTGAGCTCCTGGGCTAGGGGTGCGAAAGCACCGCCTAATCCTTGGAATGCCATTGGTTTGGAGTGGCTTTTGCCGTCTCCCCCACCATCTGAAAACTTCGAAGACGACGTGCCCACCGTCATTAGCGCTCCCTATGGCTATGGCTTGGGTCAGCCCCTCGTGGAAGACGAGGAGTACTACGTGCGCCGTGCTCTTGAGGCTTAA
- a CDS encoding heme-copper oxidase subunit III — MTTANPDLPLKHRPGHIKHDGHNLTGFIIFLCSESIIFLAFFSGFTLLKITSPEWLPQGVEGLETRLPLINTVILVSSSFVAYFAERYLHKENLWGFRALWLLTMAMGSYFVYGQYVEWSNLPFDLTSGVFGGTFYLLTGFHGLHVITGILLMSLMLYRSFLPNNYVKGEMGVTSVSLFWHFVDVIWIILYLLIYVWQRTT, encoded by the coding sequence ATGACCACCGCGAACCCTGATCTCCCTCTCAAGCACCGTCCAGGTCACATCAAGCATGATGGTCATAATCTGACGGGATTTATAATCTTTCTGTGCTCTGAGAGCATTATCTTCTTGGCTTTTTTTAGCGGGTTTACTCTGCTGAAAATTACTTCACCCGAATGGCTACCTCAAGGAGTTGAGGGTCTTGAGACACGCCTGCCGCTGATCAATACCGTGATCCTGGTGAGCTCGAGCTTCGTGGCCTACTTCGCGGAACGCTATTTACACAAAGAGAACCTCTGGGGTTTTCGTGCCCTGTGGCTGCTCACGATGGCGATGGGTAGTTATTTCGTGTATGGCCAGTATGTGGAGTGGTCAAATCTTCCGTTTGATCTGACGAGTGGTGTTTTTGGGGGCACCTTCTATCTCCTCACTGGCTTCCATGGTCTTCACGTGATCACTGGCATCCTGCTCATGAGCCTGATGCTCTATCGCTCCTTCCTCCCAAACAACTATGTCAAGGGGGAGATGGGCGTCACGTCAGTGAGTCTCTTCTGGCATTTTGTGGATGTGATCTGGATCATCCTCTACCTCCTCATTTACGTCTGGCAACGCACCACCTAA
- a CDS encoding GMC oxidoreductase, with the protein MIIDDIHYDVIVIGSGAGGGTMASQLAAAGKRVLLLERGGPLALADQNVADTDLFRKDRYHPGEQWFGPDGDPFYPQTVYALGGNTKIWGGVLERMREREFTGLTYQEGAVPDWQLRYADFEPYYARAEQLFRVHGEAGIDPSEPPRTTAYLHQPKPIEPFMQELKASLERQGTHPYLLPQTWSESAADPSGDSELFGVDPALQTPGFQLRDRARVRRLHVNPTGTEVRGVEAEIEGVTWLFRSDVVVLAAGAINTAEILLRSATEHHSRGLSNGSDQVGRNLMKPQLTSVIQLATEPNSGRYGRSLGITDYYWGDKNVSFPLGSVATGGGVLQDALFAESPPVLSLVTKLLPNFGLEQLAARSVVWWAMSAVLPDPHNRITLRGNQLQINYLPNNREAHDRLVYRWIDTLKQVESDPDCHVVKPAPTHPRGEAPLTVMGSVCGTCRMGSNPATSVVDLQGRSHELNNLYIADASVFPSCPAVGLGLTVIANALRIGDQVVAAL; encoded by the coding sequence ATGATCATCGATGACATCCACTACGACGTAATTGTGATCGGCAGCGGTGCCGGTGGCGGCACGATGGCTTCCCAGTTGGCGGCTGCTGGTAAGAGAGTTTTGTTGCTTGAGCGCGGAGGTCCACTGGCGCTCGCTGATCAAAACGTGGCTGACACGGATTTGTTCCGCAAAGACCGTTACCACCCAGGTGAGCAATGGTTTGGCCCCGACGGTGATCCCTTTTATCCACAGACCGTCTACGCCCTTGGTGGCAATACCAAGATCTGGGGCGGAGTCTTGGAGCGCATGCGCGAGCGGGAGTTCACAGGTTTGACCTATCAGGAGGGGGCTGTTCCCGACTGGCAGCTGCGCTATGCGGATTTTGAGCCCTATTACGCCAGGGCTGAGCAATTGTTTCGTGTGCATGGTGAGGCGGGTATCGATCCCTCTGAACCACCCCGGACTACCGCCTACCTCCACCAACCCAAGCCGATTGAGCCCTTCATGCAGGAGCTCAAGGCTTCCCTTGAACGACAGGGCACCCATCCCTATCTGCTTCCGCAGACCTGGTCGGAATCGGCTGCTGATCCCAGTGGTGATAGTGAGCTGTTTGGGGTGGATCCTGCGCTGCAAACCCCTGGGTTTCAGCTGCGTGATCGCGCCCGTGTACGCCGCCTGCATGTGAATCCCACGGGCACCGAGGTGCGCGGTGTGGAGGCCGAAATTGAGGGGGTCACCTGGTTGTTCCGATCCGATGTGGTGGTGTTAGCCGCCGGTGCGATCAACACGGCTGAGATTCTGCTCCGCTCCGCAACGGAGCATCACAGTCGTGGCTTGTCGAATGGGTCCGATCAGGTGGGTCGCAACCTGATGAAACCCCAGCTCACCTCGGTGATTCAGCTGGCGACCGAACCTAATTCTGGTCGTTATGGCCGCAGCCTCGGCATCACTGACTACTACTGGGGGGATAAGAATGTGAGCTTCCCCCTGGGCTCTGTGGCGACAGGGGGCGGGGTGCTCCAGGACGCTTTGTTTGCTGAATCGCCACCAGTGTTGTCGCTGGTCACCAAGTTGCTGCCGAACTTCGGACTCGAGCAGCTGGCGGCGCGATCGGTGGTCTGGTGGGCGATGAGTGCAGTGTTGCCCGATCCCCATAACCGCATCACCCTGCGCGGTAACCAGCTGCAGATCAACTATCTCCCGAATAACCGGGAGGCTCACGACCGCTTGGTCTATCGCTGGATCGACACGCTTAAACAGGTGGAAAGCGATCCCGACTGCCATGTGGTGAAACCAGCGCCCACCCACCCTCGCGGTGAAGCTCCACTCACGGTGATGGGGAGCGTGTGTGGCACATGTCGAATGGGTTCTAACCCCGCTACCTCCGTTGTTGATCTGCAGGGACGTAGCCATGAGCTCAATAACCTCTACATCGCTGATGCCAGCGTTTTCCCGAGTTGTCCTGCAGTGGGACTTGGGCTCACCGTCATTGCTAATGCCCTTCGGATCGGTGATCAGGTGGTAGCTGCATTGTGA
- a CDS encoding glucosidase, with the protein MTAPIPPSAGASEHRRIAERDRENVPWRRWGSYLPERQWGTVREDYSADGNAWASFPHDHAHARVYRWGEDGLLGICDDQCRLCFSLALWNGQDPVLKERPFGLANGEGNHGEDIKDYYFHLANTPTHSFMRGLYKYPQQRFPYEQLLDENRSRGRDQPEYELVDTGIFDESRYFDVFIEYAKASPDDIAIRVRAINRGPDPAPLTLLPTLWLRNTWSWGYPDEHEHPMQLDGDTVIADVGGGLGQYRFACRDQGEWLFTDNETNTERLYQQPNRRPFQKDGFHRYICEGEEAAINPLLKGTKVARLLQKTLQPGEEWQLELRLVGPETSSQLEWFGEGFDALFRAREQEWHDFFESAVPNLSPDDRLIHTSGMAGLLWCKKYYGWSVLRWLDGDPTSPPPPAQRWHTQNGGWQRLHAHDVISMPDAWEYPYFCQWDLMFHAVAFAIADPATAKQQCMLLRSPHYTAPNAQTPAYEWALSDPNPPIGAWAAMRIFQIERKATQEPDYGFLRAALRKLILEYGWWANRNDRSGDNVFEGGFLGLDNIAVFDRRFPLSDGSRIEQCDGTAWMASLSLNLLNISVELSREEPEYADICERFVYDFVQLALTLNTQGSRGFVNWDEEDGFYYDVIKRPDGSTTFLKTRSLSGLVPLLAVASFDVDAVKRLPVLNVPESLRWFLHERTSPKWLIDNFGQWRNDRLLFSLVPEDRLRRICTRLFDEAEFLSPYGIRGLSKVYADHPYTFTEGSESQTLAYSPADSPVPMFGGNSNWRGPVWIPVNFLLIESLQKFGHYYGDTFKVEFPTGSGRWVNLWDASLLLQERLVNIFRRGQDGRRPFNGSVDLLQHDPHWRDLILFNEYFHGDNGSGVGASHQTGWTAMVCKMINQLSRYSNAAKGS; encoded by the coding sequence GTGACTGCACCGATCCCTCCATCAGCGGGCGCTTCCGAACACCGCCGCATAGCTGAGCGCGATCGTGAAAATGTGCCATGGAGGCGTTGGGGTAGTTATCTGCCAGAACGGCAATGGGGCACTGTCCGCGAGGATTACTCGGCTGATGGCAATGCCTGGGCGTCCTTCCCCCACGATCATGCTCATGCTCGTGTCTATCGCTGGGGAGAGGATGGTCTGCTGGGGATCTGTGATGACCAATGTCGACTCTGTTTTTCCCTGGCTCTCTGGAATGGTCAAGACCCCGTCTTGAAGGAACGTCCATTTGGCCTGGCCAATGGAGAGGGCAATCACGGTGAAGACATCAAGGACTACTATTTTCATTTGGCTAATACCCCCACCCATAGCTTTATGCGGGGGCTTTATAAATATCCGCAACAACGTTTTCCCTATGAGCAATTGCTTGACGAGAACCGCAGCCGGGGGCGTGATCAACCAGAATATGAATTAGTGGATACCGGCATCTTTGATGAGAGCCGTTATTTCGATGTCTTTATCGAGTATGCCAAGGCTTCGCCGGATGACATCGCGATCAGGGTTCGTGCGATCAATCGCGGGCCCGATCCAGCACCACTCACCCTTCTGCCCACGCTCTGGCTGCGCAACACCTGGAGCTGGGGCTACCCCGATGAGCACGAGCATCCCATGCAGCTCGATGGCGATACCGTTATCGCCGACGTGGGTGGGGGATTAGGCCAGTACCGCTTTGCATGCCGTGATCAGGGTGAGTGGCTCTTCACCGATAACGAAACCAATACGGAGCGCCTCTACCAACAACCGAATCGAAGGCCTTTCCAGAAGGACGGCTTCCATCGCTACATCTGTGAGGGTGAAGAAGCGGCGATAAATCCACTCCTTAAAGGCACCAAAGTGGCCCGATTGCTGCAAAAGACGCTGCAGCCTGGAGAAGAATGGCAGCTTGAGTTACGCCTTGTTGGTCCTGAGACCAGCAGCCAACTTGAATGGTTTGGCGAAGGTTTCGATGCCTTGTTCCGTGCCCGAGAGCAGGAATGGCATGATTTCTTCGAGAGCGCTGTTCCCAATCTTTCGCCAGACGATCGCCTCATCCACACCAGCGGTATGGCTGGTTTGCTTTGGTGCAAGAAGTATTACGGCTGGAGTGTGCTGCGTTGGCTGGATGGTGATCCCACCTCACCTCCTCCCCCTGCGCAGCGCTGGCATACACAAAATGGAGGTTGGCAACGCCTGCATGCCCATGATGTGATTTCCATGCCGGATGCATGGGAGTACCCCTACTTTTGCCAGTGGGATCTCATGTTTCACGCAGTGGCCTTCGCGATTGCTGATCCCGCTACGGCCAAGCAACAGTGCATGTTGCTGCGTTCACCCCACTACACCGCGCCCAATGCGCAGACCCCTGCTTACGAGTGGGCGCTTTCCGATCCCAATCCGCCGATCGGTGCTTGGGCGGCCATGCGCATCTTCCAGATTGAACGCAAGGCAACGCAGGAGCCTGATTATGGGTTTCTGAGGGCAGCTCTGCGCAAATTAATTTTGGAATATGGCTGGTGGGCTAATCGCAATGACCGATCTGGCGATAACGTTTTTGAAGGAGGTTTTCTGGGCCTCGACAATATTGCCGTTTTTGATCGTCGCTTTCCGCTTTCTGACGGCAGCCGCATTGAGCAGTGCGACGGCACCGCTTGGATGGCCTCACTTAGCCTTAATCTGCTGAACATTAGTGTTGAGCTGAGCCGAGAGGAGCCTGAATACGCCGATATCTGCGAGCGATTTGTCTATGACTTTGTGCAGTTAGCGCTAACTCTCAATACCCAGGGAAGTCGTGGGTTTGTTAATTGGGATGAAGAAGATGGATTCTACTACGATGTGATCAAGCGTCCTGATGGCAGTACAACCTTTCTAAAGACGCGCTCGCTGTCTGGATTGGTTCCTCTCCTTGCTGTGGCTAGTTTCGATGTGGACGCAGTCAAGCGTTTGCCGGTGTTAAACGTTCCTGAGAGTCTTCGTTGGTTCCTGCATGAGCGCACCAGTCCCAAATGGCTGATCGACAACTTTGGCCAGTGGCGCAACGATCGGCTTTTATTTTCGCTGGTTCCGGAGGATCGTCTGCGCAGGATTTGTACGCGTTTGTTTGACGAGGCCGAGTTCCTTTCGCCCTATGGCATTCGTGGGCTGTCGAAGGTCTATGCCGATCATCCCTACACCTTCACAGAAGGTTCAGAGAGTCAAACTTTGGCCTATAGCCCTGCCGATAGTCCTGTGCCGATGTTTGGTGGCAATTCCAACTGGCGTGGGCCCGTATGGATTCCCGTCAACTTTCTCTTGATTGAATCACTTCAGAAGTTTGGTCATTACTATGGTGATACCTTTAAGGTTGAGTTTCCTACAGGCTCTGGTCGGTGGGTGAATCTCTGGGATGCCTCGCTACTCCTGCAGGAGCGTTTGGTTAATATTTTCCGCAGAGGCCAAGATGGCCGGCGACCCTTCAATGGGTCTGTGGATCTACTGCAACATGATCCCCATTGGCGTGATCTGATTTTGTTTAATGAATACTTCCACGGTGATAATGGCTCGGGTGTTGGAGCCAGCCATCAGACCGGCTGGACGGCCATGGTCTGCAAGATGATCAACCAGCTCAGCCGCTACAGCAACGCTGCCAAAGGGTCGTGA
- a CDS encoding GMC oxidoreductase: MEHLQSLGQLKKPDALHFDVLIIGSGAGGGTLARVLAPTGLRILILERGDWLPQEPQNWDADEVFQKGRYLSKDIWYDGKGKPFQPGTHYFVGGATKMYGAHHFRYRQRDFEELEHHDGISPAWPLRYSDFEPWYQQAEAMYHVHGLRGEDPTDPPSSSPYPHPPISHEPRIQKLADDLRSAGLHPFHAPSGVMLDEGNMPYSRCRRCNNCDGFPCLVHAKGDAEVCGVRPALAASANVSLLTRAEVKRLVTDAAGTTVSAVELVRDGEELRYSADLVVVSCGAANSARLLLMSANDKHPNGLANGSDQVGRNYMFHNSKAAVALSHEPNPTIFQKTISINDWYFGDADYDYPMGNIQMTGKTRGAIMKGYAPLETFLMPNWGMDEIAAHALDFWITTEDLPDPNNRVTVDSAGHVHLNYTVNNQTSADRLWSRLQGLLDKLYLKKHLVERQIYIKNPMGIAAVGHQAGTCRFGIDPSSSVLDVNCKAHELDNLYVVDTSFFPSIGAVNPSLTAIANAIRVGEHLKERCAV, translated from the coding sequence GTGGAACACCTCCAGTCGCTTGGTCAGCTGAAGAAGCCTGATGCTTTGCACTTCGATGTGTTGATCATTGGCAGTGGCGCTGGTGGCGGCACCTTGGCGCGGGTGTTGGCTCCAACGGGCTTGCGGATTTTGATCCTCGAGCGCGGTGACTGGTTGCCGCAGGAGCCTCAGAACTGGGATGCCGATGAGGTGTTTCAGAAAGGCCGCTATCTCTCCAAAGACATTTGGTACGACGGCAAGGGCAAGCCCTTTCAGCCAGGTACCCATTACTTCGTGGGTGGTGCCACCAAGATGTATGGCGCCCACCATTTCCGCTACCGTCAGCGCGATTTTGAAGAGCTGGAGCATCACGACGGCATCTCACCGGCTTGGCCTCTGCGCTACAGCGACTTTGAGCCTTGGTATCAGCAGGCCGAAGCGATGTATCACGTGCATGGCCTGCGCGGCGAAGACCCAACCGATCCACCCAGCTCATCGCCTTACCCCCATCCGCCGATCAGTCATGAGCCTCGGATTCAGAAACTCGCCGATGATCTGCGCAGTGCTGGCCTGCATCCGTTCCATGCCCCCAGTGGCGTGATGCTGGATGAGGGCAACATGCCCTACAGCCGTTGCCGGCGTTGCAATAACTGTGATGGCTTCCCGTGCCTTGTGCACGCTAAGGGTGATGCGGAGGTATGTGGTGTGCGCCCGGCGTTGGCGGCCAGTGCCAATGTGTCGCTGCTCACCAGGGCGGAGGTGAAGCGCCTGGTTACGGATGCGGCTGGCACCACGGTTAGCGCAGTGGAGCTCGTTCGCGATGGCGAAGAGCTGCGTTACAGCGCCGATCTTGTGGTGGTGAGCTGTGGTGCTGCGAACAGCGCTCGGCTGCTGTTGATGTCGGCCAATGACAAGCACCCGAACGGCCTAGCCAACGGCTCCGATCAGGTGGGTCGCAACTATATGTTCCATAACAGCAAGGCGGCTGTGGCGCTCTCCCACGAGCCCAATCCCACCATCTTCCAGAAAACGATCTCGATTAACGATTGGTATTTCGGTGACGCCGACTATGACTACCCCATGGGCAATATCCAGATGACGGGTAAAACCCGTGGGGCGATCATGAAGGGTTATGCGCCCCTGGAAACCTTCCTGATGCCCAACTGGGGCATGGATGAGATCGCCGCCCATGCGTTGGATTTCTGGATTACGACGGAAGACTTGCCGGATCCAAACAACAGGGTGACCGTGGATTCAGCCGGTCATGTGCATCTTAATTACACCGTGAACAACCAAACTTCTGCTGATCGACTCTGGAGCCGTCTGCAGGGGTTGCTCGACAAGCTTTATCTCAAGAAGCACTTGGTTGAACGCCAGATCTACATCAAAAATCCGATGGGCATTGCAGCTGTTGGCCACCAAGCCGGCACCTGCCGCTTCGGCATTGACCCCTCAAGCTCGGTGCTTGATGTGAATTGCAAAGCGCATGAACTCGATAACCTTTACGTGGTTGATACCAGCTTTTTCCCCAGCATCGGCGCTGTGAATCCCTCCCTCACGGCCATTGCGAACGCGATTCGCGTTGGGGAGCACCTCAAGGAGCGTTGTGCTGTGTAG
- a CDS encoding DoxX family protein: MDITVVELLVPAAPSTFAQAALFVLRVFMGICFIRHGWPKLRNLQTWAQMLKTPAWLCFLSAGSMWAGGIALIVGLLTPLASFAILVSMAYAMVLEIRAGFPFIAADPYLIPEGDYAGPMGVGEPPSWEKAAMYVVMCLVLMFCGGGLLSLDTLLIEDLIRIWLGI, encoded by the coding sequence ATGGACATCACTGTTGTGGAGCTGCTGGTGCCAGCCGCACCATCCACCTTTGCCCAGGCCGCCCTGTTCGTGCTGCGGGTGTTCATGGGCATCTGCTTCATCCGCCATGGCTGGCCGAAGCTGCGCAACCTTCAGACCTGGGCCCAAATGTTGAAAACACCGGCCTGGCTCTGCTTTCTCTCGGCTGGATCGATGTGGGCCGGTGGCATTGCCTTAATCGTGGGCCTTCTCACCCCACTAGCTTCTTTTGCGATTTTGGTGTCGATGGCTTACGCCATGGTTCTGGAAATCCGCGCTGGCTTTCCGTTTATCGCGGCCGATCCTTATCTGATTCCCGAAGGTGATTACGCGGGCCCGATGGGAGTGGGTGAGCCTCCCAGCTGGGAGAAAGCCGCCATGTATGTGGTGATGTGCCTGGTGCTCATGTTTTGCGGTGGTGGACTGCTCTCGCTCGACACGTTGCTGATCGAGGATCTGATCCGTATCTGGCTGGGGATATAA
- a CDS encoding VOC family protein, with the protein MATPHIRSIGFTCQNAEAVAKFYSTHLGCRHSSTLEINGGDYAELVGLNGSQLKLVRLQLGAEQLELLQVVELGPGLRPGRPIPADARSNDLWFQHICIVVADMDAAAAPIQALIEQGQLRTISSRPQTLPSWNKAASGIQAFKFHDPEGHCLELLQFPADKGEARWHAPAAASPYLGIDHSAIANADTPRSCRFYEELLGLRLGGDGVNSGMEQDHLDGLNGTEVRITGHRCPEGAGVECLNYLHPGGGRSLPGDQNAADTAHWQIRLEVSDLEAIASQLEHFGGSMVSPGAIQLSNDQATALGFCQALQIRDPDGHQLQLVCS; encoded by the coding sequence ATGGCAACGCCTCACATCCGCAGTATCGGCTTCACCTGCCAGAACGCCGAGGCAGTGGCGAAGTTCTACAGCACGCACCTGGGCTGCCGGCACAGCAGCACGCTGGAGATCAACGGCGGCGACTATGCCGAGCTTGTTGGGCTGAACGGCAGCCAACTCAAGCTGGTGCGGCTGCAGCTTGGGGCTGAACAGCTGGAGTTGCTGCAGGTGGTGGAGCTGGGTCCAGGCCTACGCCCTGGCCGGCCCATTCCCGCCGACGCCCGCAGCAACGACCTCTGGTTTCAGCACATCTGCATTGTGGTGGCTGACATGGATGCCGCCGCAGCACCCATCCAAGCTCTGATCGAGCAAGGACAACTGCGCACGATCTCCAGCCGCCCCCAAACGCTCCCCAGCTGGAACAAAGCCGCCTCTGGAATCCAGGCCTTCAAATTTCACGACCCGGAAGGCCATTGCCTCGAGCTGTTGCAGTTTCCAGCCGATAAAGGCGAGGCGCGCTGGCACGCTCCGGCTGCAGCGTCGCCATATCTGGGGATCGACCACAGCGCCATCGCCAATGCCGACACCCCGCGGAGCTGCCGCTTCTATGAAGAGCTGCTGGGCCTACGCCTCGGCGGCGATGGTGTGAACAGCGGGATGGAACAAGATCACCTCGATGGCCTCAACGGCACAGAGGTGCGGATCACAGGCCACCGCTGCCCTGAAGGAGCTGGCGTGGAGTGCCTCAACTACCTCCACCCTGGCGGCGGACGTTCCTTACCTGGAGATCAAAACGCCGCCGACACCGCCCATTGGCAGATCCGTTTGGAGGTGAGCGATCTCGAGGCCATCGCCTCCCAGCTAGAGCACTTCGGCGGCAGCATGGTGAGCCCAGGGGCGATCCAGCTGAGCAACGACCAGGCCACAGCGCTGGGCTTTTGCCAAGCACTGCAGATCCGCGACCCCGACGGCCATCAGCTGCAGTTGGTGTGCAGCTGA